CCCGAGCGGGGGATTGCAACCGAGGGCGAGAGCGTCGCGACGGCCTTTCGATCATATCATACTATTTTCATATTTTCTCATGAACGACCCCTGACGTCATCCCCGCGGGCGGACGTCCCGTCATGTTCCGCATCGGATCGACCTCCAGGGCCCCCGGGGACTGGCGCAAGACGAGCGTCCCACTTCCGGGCGACGATCCCTCGGGGTAGCGTGGCCGGCGCCTAACCGTTCGAGTTGAGCTGCTCGGCCAGTCCGATGATGATTCCCTCAGGGCCGCGCAGGAAGCTGCACTTTCTGAGATTGTATGAGCATCAGGCCGCGAGGCGCAGCAGCCGGTCCGCGGCGGCCTGAATTTCTGACTCGGATGGGCCGGCCCGCAGGGCCGCGAGAATCTCCCCGGCCAGGATCTCGCGGCGCCGGGCCCGGCGCTTGTCGGCGTGGCTGGGGCGGCGCGTCGGCTCGTCCCAGGGCGAGTCGGCGGTCTACCAGCTCGGCTTCGGATCGCCTCCAGGCCCAGGCCTCGGTCAAGGTGTAGGTCCACAGGCAGACGTGGAACGCGCCGACGCTCGCGCGGATGAACCGCACTTGCTGCTTCCCCGGCCCCCACGACCTGCTTGCACTCGCGGAAGGCCATCTCCAGGCTGAAGCGGTCGGCGATCGTGGTCAGGACGTCGGCGACGGTCGCCTGCGGGTCGGTGCAGAAGTAGGCCCGCCAGCCGTGCGGCTCGTCGACGAGCACGACCCGGATCACGCCGTCGCCCGCGCGCCAGGACCGCGCCGACGAACAGCAGTGTGAGCCTCGGCGCCGACCGCCTGTCGAGCGGCCCGGCGAGGCGGGCGAAGCACTGGCAGGGGACGGGCGCCGGATGCGAGTATATCATCGGGGCCGGCTCCGCTCGGGACGTCTGGCAGGCTTGGTAACCGCCATCGTCCCGCTCGGGTCGGCCCCCGTCTACTCCGTGCATCTCAAGCGGCCGAGGTCTCGCGTGCGCAAAATAGCGATCGCCTCCAAGCCCGACGCCAAGTACCGCCGGGTGATGATCCACGACCCGGAGGACGGCCGCGGCGTGTTCGTCTTCCTCTTCACATCGCTAGACGACGGCCCATGCCAGGCCGACCACTGGTACCGAGACTTGGCCGAGGCCGAGCAAGGCGCGGCCGACGGACTCGGGGCGGGGGCCGATGACTGGCAGCCCATCTCGGACCCACAACCTGGGTGCCAGCACGACTGGGTCGCTCCGGTCCGTGTGGCTCAGGACGCAGACGGTCGACCGATCTATGGTCGGTTCGAGCGAACGCCCGATTAGCCGTCAGGCTATATGAAATTCCGGAAAGTGCAGAGGGAAGTCAGCGAAGCGTTTAAACGCAAGCGGGAAGTAAGCTTATGACTTGAGTCACTGGCTTTCTGTGAAGATCTCAGCTCCATTCATGGTTCCAAGAGCGCGCCATGACGCCTCAGATATAGAGTCGCGAATGAAGCTGACATGACCGTCCAACTGGATACAGTTGACTCCATCGTTGTGGTAGCTTGAAGCTGTCCAAGCTCCCTGGAAAGATCCCTGAGCTGCACAGGTGTGGCCGTTCGGTGTTATGTTGTGATCGTATGATGTATTAGAGAAACCATCATATCCCCAACAAATGCCGCGGCTATCATTTGATAGTTGTGCATCGGATTCATTCAAGTTAATGCAATCGGAGACCATGGAGGAAAATTGGCCTCTGGAATATGTGCCGAGCTGATAAATGGCGCGACCGAGTTTTGGACCGAACGCGTTTTGCGTGCGACAGAATTCGGACATGGCAGCTGTGTTGGTCAACCCATCTCGCACGAGCGTGTCGCGGATCGCAGGGCTCATCAGAGCGCTTGCGAAGGGGCCGTTCTCAGGGCGGGTGAACTTACCTACTCCTGTGCCAAGATTGCCAGCATACGCGACTGCTCCCAGGATCCCCGATGACGCGTAATCGGATGGACAACAAAACAACGAAAGTCGTGTTGAGAAGGAGGTGAAGTTTGCGTCTCCCGGTCCTGTGTATAGCGAACGAGGCATGGAAACGTTGATGGAGTTGAAGAGGCTGGTTTGTTCCAGAAATGGAAGCATAAATACAAACGCAGAATAGGCATTCTCCTCCCGCGGATAGTAATTTTTTTGGGTAAGGTGAGAGTTGATCGCGATCCCGGTTTGCCTCAGATTGTTTGTACATTGGGCCCGCCGTGCCGACTCCCTGGCTGCAGAGACAGCAGGAATGAGCAAGGCGACTAAGATCGCCAGTATGGATATCACTACGACTGCTTCGATGAGGGTGAACGCCTTATTGTTTGTTGAGCGACAACTCATGGCGTTGTCCTTTCGAGAATACGCCTTGGAAGTCGGAAGCCGTGTCATTCGCCGTCAACGCAAATCTGACGATCCGGTTGATCAATTAATGTTGATATCATCTGAAAATTGCCGGTCAACACATGAGGTTGTTCGATATTGTCGTCCGGAGATGTTCTTGTGGAATAACTATAGCTGGATGTAAAATCGTTGGCCAAGAGAAAAAGTAAAAATAGGTCGGTTTTTTATTCTGCCCTTCCCGGGATCGCATGAGCACCAAGCCGCGAGCCGCAGCAACTTGGCGGCGGCTTGAATTTCGGCGTCGATGGGGCCGGCTCGCAGAAGGGCGAAGATATCCCCGGCCAGGATCTCGCGGCGCCAGGCCCGGCGCTTGTCGGCGTGGCTGGGGCGGCGCGTCGGCTCGTCCCAGGGCGAGTCGGTCCGGTCTACCAGCTCGGCTTCGGATCGCCTCCAGGCCCAGGCCTCGGTCAAGGTGTAGGTCCACAGGCAGACGTGGACCGCGCCGACGCTCGCGCGGATGAACCGCACCTGCTGCTGGCCGGCCCCCACGACCTGCTTGCACTCGCGGAAGGCCATCTCCAGGCTGAAGCGGTCGGCGATCGTGGTCAGGACGTCGGCGACGGTCGCCTGCGGGTCGGTGCAGAAGTAGGCCCGCCAGCCGTGCGGCTCGTCGACGAGCACGACCCGGATCACGCCGTCGCCCGCGCGCCAGGACCGCGCCGACGAACAGCAGTGTGAGCCTCGGCGCCGACCGCCTGTCGAGCGGGCCGGCGAGGCGGGCGAACCACTGGCAGGGTACGAGCGTCGGATGAGAGGATGTCATCGGGGCCGGCTCCGCTCGGGACGTCTGGCAGGCTTGGTAACCGCCATCGTCTACGCCCCGAGCGAACGGCGCAGTTCAGAGAGGTCGACGATGCGTTTCAGCAAGGGGCGAGCCGAAGTAGAGGCCGTCCGCCTCGCCAAGGGATTCGTCGCCGCGAACGGCGGCGCCGGATGGACATGCATCGGCGCGAGGCCCGACGCCCTGTCGCCGGGGTACAAGAAGCGGAAGAACATCATCAAGTGGAGCGTCGTGTTCGACCGGTCGACCGACGGAGCGGTCGTCGATGGGCCCACGATCGTGAGAGTCGACATCGAGACAGGTGCGGCCGACTTCTTCTGATTCGCGATAGGACTCCGACGCCGTCGACACACCAGCCGTGCTCAGCCGACCCAAGTCCCCGAACGACGTCGCCGAGGGAATACTGGAAATCCCGGAAAGTGCAGCAGGAAGCAGAGGCGGTAGATATCCTCGTACTGCGCCATCTCGCCGACGAGTTCGGCGCCGTGGCTGCGCAGGCGGGCGACGACGTCGTCGACGGCGAACATGATGCGGCGTATGCCCAGCGTGTTCGCCGGGGCGTTTTCCGGCTCGACCCGGATCGCCGGCGGCGTGTGGAACTTCGACAGCTCGACCCGGCCGTGGCCGTCGGGGGTCCGCATCATGGCGATATCGGCCCGGACGCCCTCGAGCCCCGCGATGCGGTCCGCCCAACTCCCCTCGACCGTCGTCTCGCCTTCTAGCTCCATGCCGAGTTCGACGAAGAACGTCTTGGCGGCCTCGAGGTCGTCGACGACCATGGGAACGTTGTCCATCCGCCGAATCGTCATAGGTCACCTCACTCTAGACTACGGGATGCTCGCCCACTCCCGACTCCTCGGGGAGATGGTGCAAATCCACTCCCCGTGGAAGGCATCCCTCCGAAGATCGAACTCCTCGATCCCCTTCTTCGAGACCTTGATCTCCGAGGGATAGCTACTTTGGTCCAGTTCGCAGGCGACCTTCAACCCCGCCTTGGTCGTCGCCGCGATGAGGTCGACGATCGACTGGCGACATCGGGGGGTCGGTCCGCGACGATCCTGCCCGCCGGGCCGCACGCCTGCTGGCCGGAGCCGCGACGAATTCGGGTCGAGGTCGTCGACGTCCGGACGCCGGGGTCCAAGCACGACGAGGCGAAGGGCCGTCCTCCGCAGCCCATGGCGTGGAACCGTGAGCTGATGAACAAGGCGACGGAGGCCGACCTCATCACCCGCCGCGAGGAGTCCGCCGGCGGCCACCCCAGGGTCGTCCTCGGCGACAGGCGGCTCTCGGGGCCGTCCTCAACCTACCGCAACCCCGCCGGCCGGGACGACCCCAGTCGCCCTCACGATTTCGCCTACGAAGGCGATGTTGCTCGATCGCCCCATGCGTCGGCTTCCTTCACGAGCCGGCGGCCGTCCGCATGTTTTCGTCAACACGGGGCTCGCCCCCGCACGCCATATTCCACGAACTCGCTGCTAGATAAGGAAAGCAACGTATATTCTCGGGAACATTATTTCGATTGAGTTTTCGGTCCTGTAGACTCCGCGCCGCTGATCAAGCTCGCAACGATGTGCCCGACGGCGGCACGACTATTGGAGTCTGCTCATGGCGCTTCCCGATCTGGCTTCCCCGACCCCGGTCCGGATCGCGGCGCTGTGGTCCGCCGCATTGGTCATGACCCTCGGCCTGGGCGGCCTGACGCAGGCCGGGCCGATCGAGCTTTCGGTCGACGTCCAACACTCGGGGACAAGCCGCCCCGATACGGGCGCGACGCAGATGATCGTCTGGGTCGATCTCCAGCTCGCCCCCGAGTGGACGCTCGTGGATTTCTCGTTCGACCTGGCCGCGAACCCCCGCGGCGAGACGCTCGACTTCCAGGCGAACCGGCGTTTCGACCTGGACCTCGCCTACCTTCGCGCCGTGCCCGGCGGCGACGTCCGCAGCGCGTTGGGATCCTTCATGCTGTACCCCGACAGCCCCTGGGGCACCTTCGATCGGGCGGCAAGATCGCCGACGCCTCGATCGGCTCAGTTCGACGTCACGGCCCGTCGGTCCCTCCCGGGAGGCGGCGACGAATACGCCGAGTTCTCGACGCCCTACAGCTTCTTCGTCGCTGGGCCCTTGGTCGTCCTGCCCGAGCCTCCTTCGCTCGCATCGGCCCTGGGAGCGACTCTGGCCGTCGGCGGGCTTCTCATCCGTCGCCGTGCAAGGTCCAATCGCTTCGATTCCGAGAAATTTTACCCGGGCGATATTGCCCTTTGATTTCACCCGGATAAAATCCCCCTTGAACGGTCGACTCGCAGGGAGAGGGGGGGATGACGATGGTCGAAGGATGTGTTCGGACATTTACAGCCTTTGAAGGCGTGCGACGGATCGCCGACGGCGAGGCGGCGGGCGTGGCGGCGGCGGCCAAGCACGCGCTCGATCGGGGATCGCACGACCTGGTGTTGATCTTCGACGACGCGACGGGCGAGCAAGTCGATTTCGACCTCCGCGGGCCGCTGGAGGACGTCCTGGCCCGACTCGGAGACGAGTCGAGGCGCCGGGACGAGGAGGCCCCGCCCGCCGACCCGCCGAGGGGGCCGGGACGGCCCCGGCTCGGGGTGGTGGCCCGCGAGGTGACGCTCTTGCCCCGGCACTGGGAATGGCTGGGCGAGCAGCCCGGCGGGGCGTCGGTCGCCCTGCGCAAGCTTGTGGAGGAGGCTCGCAAGGCCAACGTCGACAGGGATCGCGTCCGCAAGGCTCGCGAGGCCGCCTATCGGTTCCTCGTCGCGATGGCCGGCAACCTCGCCGGGTTCGAGGAGGCCAACCGCGCCCTCTTCGCCGGCGATCGCGAGAAATTCGCCGCCGAGACCGAGAGCTGGCCCGCCGACGTCCGCGACCACGCCCGGGCCCTCGCCCGGGTCGCCTTCTGAAGTGCGCCGAGAGGGACGGGACGCGGCCTGTTCACGCCCAAATTGCAACCGGCGATTCTCTATGCGATGATGGGTCGCCTCGGTGTGATTGGGCGTAGCTTCGCCCGTCCTTCCCTCTTCCGGCGAGGAGGCTCGACGTGACGCAGACCCGAGACGCCTTGCAAGTCCTCGACCGCGACTTCCTGGAAGTCCGCGCGAAGATCCTGGAGATCGCGGCGAGCCTCGACCGCATCGACCGGGCGCCCGCACGCCACGGCGAACCCCCGGATCCCCGCATGGGCCGGATCCGCCAGGCCCTCGACGCCCTCCGCGAGCCCGGCCCCGATCGAGCCGAGTCGATCCAGCTGATCTTCTCGATTGCGTACGACCTCGACTGGCGGGCGAAGAGCGGGATCGATCGCTCCAGGCGACGCGACCCGGGTCGGGCCGAGTCCTTGTAAGGCCGGACGCGGGACGACCATCCCGCGCGACTCAGACGAACCTCGCCCCCGTTCGAGCTTCGGTCCCGGCGAGCCTCGGCTCTGAGGATCGACGACCAAGTCCGGCATACGCCCCAGACGCCCGCGGCGACGACCTCCCGGCGTGCCCCAGCGGCGACTAACCCGCATGAAGGAAAGGTCGAATCGATGGGATATTACGCGATCCTCAAGTCGGCGTTCCGATCCGTCCTTCCCGAGCGCGTCAGGCGCCTGACGTTTGATCGCCGCTCCAAGGTGTACAGCCTCGTCGCCCCGATCAAGTACTTCCTCCAGAAGCACGCGAGTCACGACGACGTCTACGATCGAGCCTATTACACCGAGACCGTCGAGCCCCTGGCCCGACGCTCGATGCCCCACATCGCCGCGACGATCCGAGACGTCTTCGGGCCGGCGAAGGTCGTCGACGTCGGATGCGGCACCGGGCAGCTCCTGGCCGAGCTGAAGCCGCTGGGGATCGACGCCGTCGGCTATGAATACTCGAAAGTCGCGATCGAGATGGCCAGGGAGAAAGGGGCGACGGTCCATGCCCTCGACCTCGAACAGCCCCTCGAAGACCTCGCCCTGACGCGGGCCGACGTCGTCGTCTCCACGGAGGTGGCGGAACACCTGCCCGAGTCGTGGGCCGACACCTACGTGGAGTACCTCTGTCGCACCGCCGACCACGTGCTGATCACGGCGGCGACGCCGGGCCAGGGGGGGACCGACCACGTCAACGAGCAACCGAACTCGTACTGGATCGCCAAGTTCGCCGCCCGCGGCTTCCATTACGCCGAGGAGCTCACCCTCAAAGTCCGAGCCGAGTGGAAGGCGGCGCAGATCGCCGACTTCTACTCCAACAACGTCCTCATCTTCCGGAAGCCCGGACCGGCCTCGTGAGCCGAGCTTCCCCGTCCCCGACCGCGTGGGGGACGTCACGACGCATCCAGGAGCCCGATCGAAATGCCCGCCTATATCGACCCCCACATCCATATGGTCTCCCGCACCACGGACGACTACAAGCGGATGGCGCTGGCGGGGTGCGTGATGGTCAGCGAGCCGGCCTTCTGGGCGGGTTTCGACCGCTCGGGGGTTGAGGGCTTCCGCGACTACTTCCGCCAGCTCATCGAGTTCGAGGCCCGTCGCGCCGAGGCGTACGGGATCCAGCACTATTGCTGGCTCTGCATCAACGCCAAGGAGGCGGAGGACGTCGCCCTGGCGCGGCAGGTCGTCGCCATGATCCCCGAGTTCCTGGACCATCCCAGGGTGCTGGGGATCGGCGAGATCGGGCTCAACAAGAACACGAAGAACGAGGCCACGGTCTTCCTCGACCACCTGGACCTGGCCGCCCGGACGGACGAGCTGATCCTGGTCCACACGCCCCACCTGGCGGACAAATACCAGGGGACGCGGATGATCCTCGACATGATCAAGGGCGACGGCCGGATCCGCCCCGAACGGGTCTGCATCGACCACGTCGAGGAGCACACGATCCGCGCGGCGCTCGACGCCGGCTGCTGGGTGGGGATGACCCTCTACCCGATCTCCAAATGCACGCCGGCCCGCGCCGCGGACATGGTGGAGTCCTACGGCGCGGACCGGGTGATGGTGAATTCGGCCGGCGATTGGGGGCATAGCGACCCGCTCGCGGTGCCGGAGTTCATCTTCGAGATGCGGCGTCGGGGCCACGACGAGGGCCTGATCCGGAAGGTGGTCCTCGAGAACCCGCGGGAATTCTTCTCCCAGAGCCGGCGCTTCTCGACCGCTACGGCGACTTGAGAAGGAGAGGGGAGTCGGAATCCGAGACTTCGGCGTCTCCCCCGCGCGACCCTCCTGGAGAGGGGTGATCAGGGGGCGATGCTCGTGTCAGGCCCTTGCAAGTTCGTGAGAACCTTGGGGTTTCTCTTCGTCTTGCCTCCCACCTTCGTGGGGGCGGGGGCGGGAGCGGTCGTCGTCGGGGCGACGGGGGGCGGGGCGGTCTCGGAGCATCCGGATTCGAAGGCCATCGAGGCCGCCAGGGTGATGCAGGCCAGCATCCTGAGCGTCTTCATGTCGTCTCCAAGCAGGGGGGCGAAACGGGGCTGCGACGTGCCGGGCGAGACGCCCGGCACGTCGCCGACCTCCCGACGAGCGGTTCGATCAATAGGAATCCGAGCTGATGACCTCGCCGCCGGCCCGCGTGCCCAGGGCCTGGTACGGGGCGTCGCCGACCGAGTTCTTGAGGAACTTCACCGAGCCGTCCGCGAACGCGAAGTTGGCGCCGCCCGGGTGCTTGCTGGTGAACGCCCACTGGCCCAGCGTCAGCGACTGCGGGCAGTTCTGGAGCCAGTCGGTCGGGATGCCGGCGCCCGAGCCGCAGACGCCCCAGATCGACGCGATGACGGCGCCGGTCTTGTCCCAGGGGGAGTTCAGGCGGGGGTAGGTGAACTTGCCGCCGCGAGGGCGATAGTCGGGGGTCGAGGCGCTGCCCCACTTCGAACCGTAGTTGCTGGTGAAGTTGGTGACCGAGACGTGGCCCCAGACGTGGTAGCCCGAGGCGACGTCGCCGTCCGCACGCGAGGCCTCGCCGAACAGCGTCGTATTGCTGGTGCCGTCGGTGACGCCCGAGACCTTGACGACGTTGTCGGCCCCGAACATGCCGTTGCCGAGGGCGGCGTTGCAGTTCTGGGGGTTTTCGGCGGCGGGGTCGGGGAGGGACGCCACGGCCCAGTTGGTGTAGACGTTTTCCTGGGTGCCGCGGCTCATGGCGTACGAGCACTGCGAGGCGTAGCCGAAGGTGTCGGGGGGCAGCGGCGAGTCAAGGTCGGAGGGGCACAGGAAGCCCGAGATCTTGGCGCGCATGGCGGTCGTATTGCGGATCGACGAGGACGAGCCCGAGAAGTTGATGGCGGAGAACTGGCTGCCGCCCTCGAGGAACGGCATGATGTACGCGAAGGCCGACCAGCCGTTCCAGGCGGAACCGGAGCACGCCGGGTCGTCCTTGGTGCTCATGTAGCGGTTGCCCATCGGGAAGCAGCCCTGGGCCGACTCGTAGTTGTGGCTGGCCAGGGCGATCTGCTTGAGGTTGTTGACGCACTGGGCGCGGCGGGCGGCCTCGCGCGCCGACTGCACGGCCGGCAGGAGCAGGGCGATCAGGACGGCGATGATGGCGATGACCACCAGCAGCTCGATCAGCGTGAAGCCCCGGCGCTGCGAGCCGGTCTGGCATGGGGGGGTCGTCATGATGAGGAAGGCCTTTCTTGGAGGATTCGGGACCGTACGAAGAGATAAAGAAGATTCATCCCTGGATCGCGAAGCCGGTCGACGCGCCGGAACCTGCGGTCCGGCTCGCCCTCCGGGACGCCCGGCCCCCCGCATCCGTCGGGGAGGGCTTGGCATGGCCGTCGATGGCATAACAAACGAGCATAAATCATGCCGATTGATTTATGATTGGGAGACTCGAACCGCCCGGGATCGCGCCCCAGCAGCCACCGGACGCTTGCCGGAGACGCCCCGCGTCGGAGGATGCGGCGATCGGCCGCGACGGCATGCGTCGTGGCGCCGCCGGGCCTGCGGACCGGGGAGCGGGCGAGATGTCGCGAGACCAAGGCGGTACGGGAACGTCGGTCGAAGGTCAGTGGTCGAAGATTCGGTTGCCGTTCGTCGCTTGCTTTGGGAGAGGAGAGGGGCCCGCCAGGACGACGTGGGAGGGGATCGACCAGAGTCGCCCCCGGAAATCCAGACGTGAACACCCGCCGCGACGACGCTTCGGGGCGGCCCCAGATGGAGAGGAAGACGGGGGCCTCACGCGGATCTTTTCACCAGATCTTCCCGGCGAACTCCTGAAAAGATATCCCCCCGAGGGGTGCATCGGCAAGGGTCCTCTGAAAATTGATATCCATACATTGAACGTATGAATTCGTTCTGGGGAGCCCGAAAGCTCGCAAGCAAGCCCATCCGGGCGCGTCCGCGACCGCATGGATGAGCTTCGGCGGGCGGGTCGCGATCGGCAGGGCCTTGCCATCGCCCCCGGGGCGCGGATAGTTTTCGATATCCTCTCCTTTACCAAAGACAGCATGCCGGGCGACGGGACGGTCGCGGGGCGTCGCGCCCCGAGCGGCCCTCGGCCCGCCCGGCGTCCCCTCGCGCCGTCGGGGCTCCCTGCGGCCGCAATCGAGAGCGATCGCAACATGAGATGGTCGAGCGCGGGTCGCGGTGTGATCGTCCTGGCGATCCTGGGCGTCGCGTTGGGGGTCGGCGGCTACGTGCTCCGCGACGTCCTCTGGCCCGACGACTCGGTGGACGGCCGGGTGGCCCGCCTCTCGAGCGCCTGGCCGGCGAAGCGGCGGACGGCCGCGGAGGAACTCGGCCGCGACACGTCCGATCCCGACAAGGCGATCCCGGCGCTGACCGCCGCGCTCGACGACGCCGATGCGGAGGTCCGATCGCACGCCCTGGAATCCCTCCTGCCGTTCGGCGCGGCGGCGCGGCCGGCCGCCGCGAAGGCCGTGGAGATCCTCGGTCGCGACCCCGACCCGGGGATGGGCCGTCGCGCCGCCGCGCTCCTGGGCGTCACGGTCGATCCGGCCTCGACCCCGGCGCTGCTGGCCGCCCTCGACGCCGCGAACCCGGCCGTGGCGGCCGAGGCCGTCCGGAGCCTCGGCCATTTCGCGCGGCGGGGCCGGCCGATCGCCCCGCTCCCTATCCCGACTGAAGCCCTCGTCGACCGCCTGAGGGCGTCGACCGCCGCCGACCGGCCCGAGGACCTCCGGTCCGCGGCGGTCGACGCGCTGGACTCCTATTGCGGAGGCGACGAGCGGACCGTCTCGGCCCTGGCCGAGGCGGCGACGAAGGACGCCAGCCCGGCCGTCCGCAAGAAGGCGGTGGCCCTGCTGCGGCCCGAATATCCGGCCACGGTCGCGACCCTCGTGACCGCGATCGAGGATCCCGACCCCCAGGTCCAGCTCGAAGCGGGGGTGAAGCTCGCCCGCATCGGCCTGGCCGACGGACGGTCCGCCCCCGCGCTCGTCCGCGCCTGCCTGCGGGCCGACGACCGCGTGCGCGAGGGGATCGGCATGAATCTGAACCTGCTGAACGTGGACGTCGCCGAGCCCGCGACCCCGGCCGACCAGCAGGTGGACCGGGTGGACGCCGCCGTCGTGGAGCTGCGAAAGGTGCTGGAGGCCCCCAAGGCCGCCGGCCGAGCCGCCGCCGTCGCCGTGCTGTGCCGGATCGCCGGCGGCTATGAGAAGACCGGAGAACCCCATCTCCTGGAGGCCGCGAAACACGCCCTGGACGCGGTCCTGGCGAGGGCCGAGGACGAGAAGGAGGACCTGGAGCTGAGGCTCCACGCCATCTCCCAGTGGGACGTGGCCCGCGCCTTCATCCAGTATCGCCTCGTCAGGGGGGCCGGGTCCCGGGACGACCTGGGATGGCAGCCCCGCTGGGTCGCGTCGATGGGCCGTTGCCTGGCGAGCGCCGCCCCGGAGGTCCGCATCAAGGCGTTGGAGACGCTTCGGGACACCCTGCAGCAACCGAATCCCGACCCCGGCCTCGGCGACGCCTGGCGCGAGGTCGAGCCGAAGCTCGTCGCCGCGTTGAAAGGCGGCGACACCATGGTCCGCAGGCTGATCGTGGCGATCCTCGACGAGCTGGGGCCGAACGCGGCCGGTTCCTTGCCGGCGCTGCGCGGCCTGGCCGCGGCCGACGAGGACGCCGAGGTCCGCTCGGCCGCCGCGCGGGCCGCCGCCTCGATCGCCAGCCTCGACGGCCTGAAGGCCGAGAAGCCCGAGGATCGGTCGGCGGCCGCGGAGGCCCTGGCTCGGCTCGGCTGGCGGGCGGCCTCGGCCGTCCCGGCCCTGGTCGAGTCCGTCGCCGACCCGGACGCCCACGTGCGGAGGTCGGCCGCCGACGCGTTGGGCGGCATCGGCAAGGCCGCCGGCGCGGCCGAGAAGCCGCTGCTCGACCGCCTCGCCGCCGAGGGCGACCCCGACGTGCGGACGGCGATCCTCCGGGCCCTGGCGGCGATCGCCCCGGGCGACGCCCCGGTGCTCGCGGCCCACGTCGCCGCGCTCGCCGACGCCGCCCCGGCCGTGCGCGGCGGCGGCCGCGGCCTTCCCGGGCCTGCCGGCCGACGACGCCGTCGTGAAGGCCCTCGCGAAGAACCTCGCCGACTCCGAGCCCGAAGGCCGCGCCGCGGCCGACGCGCTGGCCCGCATGCTCTTCCTCAACGCGAGCGTCGCCGCGGAGGTGGCCCAGGCGCTGAAGGCCGGCCCGGCGGAGGCGCTC
The DNA window shown above is from Paludisphaera mucosa and carries:
- a CDS encoding DUF1559 family PulG-like putative transporter, encoding MSCRSTNNKAFTLIEAVVVISILAILVALLIPAVSAARESARRAQCTNNLRQTGIAINSHLTQKNYYPREENAYSAFVFMLPFLEQTSLFNSINVSMPRSLYTGPGDANFTSFSTRLSLFCCPSDYASSGILGAVAYAGNLGTGVGKFTRPENGPFASALMSPAIRDTLVRDGLTNTAAMSEFCRTQNAFGPKLGRAIYQLGTYSRGQFSSMVSDCINLNESDAQLSNDSRGICWGYDGFSNTSYDHNITPNGHTCAAQGSFQGAWTASSYHNDGVNCIQLDGHVSFIRDSISEASWRALGTMNGAEIFTESQ
- a CDS encoding VOC family protein; translated protein: MTIRRMDNVPMVVDDLEAAKTFFVELGMELEGETTVEGSWADRIAGLEGVRADIAMMRTPDGHGRVELSKFHTPPAIRVEPENAPANTLGIRRIMFAVDDVVARLRSHGAELVGEMAQYEDIYRLCFLLHFPGFPVFPRRRRSGTWVG
- a CDS encoding ISAzo13-like element transposase-related protein, with protein sequence MAAGGLLAAGDEVGLRRLVHQLTVPRHGLRRTALRLVVLGPRRPDVDDLDPNSSRLRPAGVRPGGQDRRGPTPRCRQSIVDLIAATTKAGLKVACELDQSSYPSEIKVSKKGIEEFDLRRDAFHGEWICTISPRSREWASIP
- a CDS encoding DUF2239 family protein, translated to MVEGCVRTFTAFEGVRRIADGEAAGVAAAAKHALDRGSHDLVLIFDDATGEQVDFDLRGPLEDVLARLGDESRRRDEEAPPADPPRGPGRPRLGVVAREVTLLPRHWEWLGEQPGGASVALRKLVEEARKANVDRDRVRKAREAAYRFLVAMAGNLAGFEEANRALFAGDREKFAAETESWPADVRDHARALARVAF
- a CDS encoding class I SAM-dependent methyltransferase, with product MGYYAILKSAFRSVLPERVRRLTFDRRSKVYSLVAPIKYFLQKHASHDDVYDRAYYTETVEPLARRSMPHIAATIRDVFGPAKVVDVGCGTGQLLAELKPLGIDAVGYEYSKVAIEMAREKGATVHALDLEQPLEDLALTRADVVVSTEVAEHLPESWADTYVEYLCRTADHVLITAATPGQGGTDHVNEQPNSYWIAKFAARGFHYAEELTLKVRAEWKAAQIADFYSNNVLIFRKPGPAS
- a CDS encoding TatD family hydrolase; its protein translation is MPAYIDPHIHMVSRTTDDYKRMALAGCVMVSEPAFWAGFDRSGVEGFRDYFRQLIEFEARRAEAYGIQHYCWLCINAKEAEDVALARQVVAMIPEFLDHPRVLGIGEIGLNKNTKNEATVFLDHLDLAARTDELILVHTPHLADKYQGTRMILDMIKGDGRIRPERVCIDHVEEHTIRAALDAGCWVGMTLYPISKCTPARAADMVESYGADRVMVNSAGDWGHSDPLAVPEFIFEMRRRGHDEGLIRKVVLENPREFFSQSRRFSTATAT
- a CDS encoding DUF1559 family PulG-like putative transporter, with the protein product MTTPPCQTGSQRRGFTLIELLVVIAIIAVLIALLLPAVQSAREAARRAQCVNNLKQIALASHNYESAQGCFPMGNRYMSTKDDPACSGSAWNGWSAFAYIMPFLEGGSQFSAINFSGSSSSIRNTTAMRAKISGFLCPSDLDSPLPPDTFGYASQCSYAMSRGTQENVYTNWAVASLPDPAAENPQNCNAALGNGMFGADNVVKVSGVTDGTSNTTLFGEASRADGDVASGYHVWGHVSVTNFTSNYGSKWGSASTPDYRPRGGKFTYPRLNSPWDKTGAVIASIWGVCGSGAGIPTDWLQNCPQSLTLGQWAFTSKHPGGANFAFADGSVKFLKNSVGDAPYQALGTRAGGEVISSDSY